A genomic stretch from Pochonia chlamydosporia 170 chromosome 4, whole genome shotgun sequence includes:
- a CDS encoding lipoyl synthase, mitochondrial (similar to Coccidioides immitis RS XP_001246687.1) produces the protein MASMASSLQRAQAPVRKVLCGAPAAVRSFATVPSANDTTQSAKPKRKTYFKDTDVASFSDFIGSASPAQQLSATEAYSLRTAEVGPAGKKRTITRLPEWLKTPIPAGNDNFKKIKSDLRGLGLHTVCEEARCPNISECWGGSDKSAATATIMLMGDTCTRGCRFCSVKTNRAPAPLDPHEPEHTAEALARWGLGYVVLTSVDRDDLADGGARHFAETIRKIKQKRSSLLVEALTGDFMGDLDMVKIVAESGLDVYAHNVETVEALTPYVRDRRATFRQSLKVLKHVKDVRGKEGIITKTSIMLGLGEQEHEVMDALRELRKADVDVVTFGQYMRPTKRHLKVEKYVTPDEFEMWRQRALDMGFLYCASGPLVRSSYKAGEAFIENVLRKRAGEKAMASPTAEENIAKAVAMDAETR, from the exons ATGGCGTCCATGGCCTCATCGCTACAGAGAGCGCAAGCTCCCGTCCGCAAAGTCTTGTGCGGCGCTCCCGCCGCCGTCCGATCCTTCGCCACAGTCCCATCCGCAAACGACACAACTCAATCCGCCAAACCAAAGCGCAAGACATACTTCAAAGACACAGACGTAGCCTCATTCTCCGACTTCATCGGCTCTGCATCCCCCGCTCAACAGCTCTCCGCGACGGAAGCATACTCCCTTCGAACCGCCGAAGTCGGGCCAgctggcaagaaaagaacaatCACACGACTCCCCGAATGGCTCAAGACGCCAATTCCAGCGGGCAACGACAACttcaagaagatcaagaGTGATTTGCgtggccttggcctccatACCGTGTGTGAAGAGGCACGATGCCCCAACATCTCAGAGTGCTGGGGTGGTTCGGACAAGAGCGCTGCCACGGCGACGATCATGCTCATGGGGGATACGTGCACGCGAGGATGCCGCTTCTGCAGTGTGAAGACGAATAGGGCGCCTGCGCCGTTGGACCCCCATGAGCCGGAGCATACTGCTGAGGCGCTTGCCAGATGGGGATTGGGCTATGTCGTTTTGACGAGTGTTGACCGTGATGATTTGGCGGATGGTGGTGCTAGACACTTTGCGGAGACTATTCgcaagatcaagcagaagaGGTCGTCGTTGCTGGTGGAGGCATTGACGGGTGACTTCATGGGTGATttggacatggtcaagatTGTGGCGGAGAGCGGACTGGATGTCTACGCGCACAATGTCGAGACTGTTGAAGCGTTGACTCCGTACGTTCGAGATCGTAGGGCCACCTTCCGACAGAGCTTGAAGGTGTTGAAGCATGTCAAGGATGTCCGTGGCAAGGAGggcatcatcaccaagacCAGCATCATGCTTGGTCTGGGTGAACAGGAACACGAGGTCATGGATGCTCTGCGGG AGCTCAGAAAAGCAgacgtcgacgtcgtcaCGTTCGGTCAGTACATGCGTCCCACGAAGCGACACCTCAAGGTCGAAAAGTACGTCACGCCCGATGAATTTGAGATGTGGCGACAGCGTGCTCTGGATATGGGATTCCTCTACTGTGCCAGTGGGCCGCTTGTGCGCTCATCATACAAGGCTGGTGAGGCGTTCATTGAGAATGTCCTGCGGAAGAGAGCTGGTGAAAAGGCCATGGCGTCGCCTACTGCCGAGGAGAATATCGCCAAGGCGGTTGCTATGGATGCTGAGACTCGATGA
- a CDS encoding tyrosyl-tRNA synthetase (similar to Neosartorya fischeri NRRL 181 XP_001259624.1): MAAANATERLDLIRENLAEVLNPEIIEKILAEGRNPKIYWGTATTGRPHCGYFVPAIKIAQFLAAGCDVTILLADIHGFLDNLKAPIELVEQRVHFYRYVITAILEAVGVSTEKLRFVQGSSYQKSSEYVMDLYKLTSLVSEHDAKKAGAEIVKQTANAPLSGLLYPILQVLDEQYLDVDAQFGGLDQRKLFTAAKEWLPKIGYKERAHLLNPMVPGLQGGKMSSSDQDSKIDLLDAPEVVAKKIKKATAAPQVVEDNGVLAFVEFVLLPASGLKGGKREFKVDRERDGLEPLVYGNIAQMQDDYRNDVLTPQLLKPAVAKALNELLSPIQAAFQASKDWQEVALKAYPPPVKKEKKVKDKGSRHPGKAAVDATVQANGSADAKIDGAAAGVEKLSV; encoded by the exons ATGGCGGCCGCGAACGCTACCGAGAGGCTCGACCTCATTCGCGAGAACCTCGCTGAGGTTTTGAACCCCGAGATCATTGAGAAGATCCTCGCCGAGGGCAGAAACCCAAAGATTTACTGGG GCACTGCCACTACGGGTCGTCCACACTGCGGCTACTTTGTCCCTGCCATCAAAATCGCCCAGTTCCTCGCCGCAGGCTGCGATGTCACAATCCTCCTCGCCGACATTCACGGATTCCTCGATAACTTGAAAGCCCCCATCGAGCTAGTTGAACAGCGCGTCCACTTCTACCGCTATGTCATCACAGCCATCCTCGAAGCGGTCGGCGTATCGACCGAGAAATTGCGATTCGTCCAAGGAAGCTCTTACCAAAAGAGCTCCGAGTACGTCATGGACCTCTACAAGCTGACTTCTTTGGTATCTGAGCACGATGCCAAGAAAGCCGGCGCTGAGATTGTCAAGCAGACTGCGAATGCGCCACTCAGCGGTCTGCTCTACCCCATCCTGCAGGTGTTGGATGAGCAGTACCTCGACGTTGATGCGCAGTTCGGTGGTTTGGATCAGAGAAAACTGTTTACAGCGGCCAAGGAGTGGCTACCCAAGATTGGATACAAGGAG CGCGCACATTTGCTGAACCCCATGGTTCCTGGCCTTCAGGGCGGAAAGATGAGTTCCAGCGATCAAG ACAGCAAAATTGATCTCCTCGATGCCCCCGAAGTTGTTGCCAAGAAGATTAAGAAAGCCACAGCGGCACCACAAGTCGTCGAAGACAATGGTGTTCTCGCTTTTGTGGAATTCGTCTTGCTGCCTGCATCTGGTCTCAAGGGCGGAAAGAGGGAATTCAAGGTCGATCGCGAACGGGACGGTCTTGAGCCTCTCGTTTATGGCAACATTGCGCAAATGCAGGATGACTACAGAAATGATGTG CTCACTCCTCAGCTACTGAAACCAGCCGTAGCCAAGGCCCTGAATGAGCTGCTGTCACCCATTCAGGCTGCCTTCCAGGCGTCCAAGGACTGGCAAGAGGTTGCTCTCAAGGCTTACCCGCCGCCagtgaagaaggagaagaaggtcaAAGATAAGGGATCGCGCCACCCTGGTAAGGCAGCAGTCGATGCCACTGTCCAGGCCAATGGGTCTGCCGATGCAAAGATTGATGGCGCTGCGGCTGGGGTCGAAAAGCTGAGTGTATGA
- a CDS encoding glyoxalase-like domain-containing protein: protein MSDWKPPAFGTPVWIGIPATDVARASAFYKKVFNIPFKDPSSESNECRLFDFTKNGVSITGGILKAPDSTGAFTAGKGGVALSWFVENLDDSVKAIEGAGGKVLTGEEKEGDSGLLRYFADSEGNIGSIYMMVQ, encoded by the exons ATGTCCGATTGGAAGCCACCAGCCTTTGGAACACCCGTCTGGATCGGAATACCAGCCACAGACGTTGCTCGTG CTTCCGCCTTCTACAAAAAGGTGTTCAATATCCCCTTCAAAGACCCTAGCTCCGAATCAAATGAATGTCGTCTTTTTGACTTCACCAAAAACGGCGTCAGCATCACGGGAGGTATTTTGAAGGCTCCGGATTCCACTGGTGCCTTTACCGCTGGCAAAGGTGGCGTTGCGCTGTCCTGGTTTGTTGAGAATCTGGATGATTCTGTCAAGGCGATTGAAGGCGCAGGCGGCAAGGTCCTCACTggggaggagaaggagggtgACAGTGGCCTTTTGAGATACTTTGCTGATAGTGAAGGCAATATCGGGTCTATTTATATGATGGTTCAGTAG
- a CDS encoding AMP-dependent ligase (similar to Coccidioides immitis RS XP_001239112.1), translated as MKQAEKNYNEAGTLPIYPTLQDGNSPRPVKAKKASGYFLFEAAAHRHPNEECIWSRQGIYTWAEAYDRVSQYGHCFQSLGVKASQFVGLYMYNSPEFLFIWLGLLSIGAAPALINYNLASGALLHCVKISKTRILIYDSAADCVSRIQASEQQLREIGVEPIVLSEALKREIARNPTSRPSTNCFEDTSKVLPLALMYTSGTTGMPKASPMYVARNYMGASLYPKTFGQEPGPGGDRSYYCIPLYHGTGGLGAIADMMSGLSVALAPKFSLSRFWEDCIDSKATIFIYVGELVRYLLAAPPSPNDKKHQIRLIWGNGLSPELWHKFQDRFGVPEIGEFFASTEGVVFITNHFRSGFGPGAVGHHGWLLRQLNHKVLVLVHIDPETGDVWRCPETGFAKRLPYEQGGELLVKLPSREAWAGYFGSREATNKKLLENVLEKGDLYWRTGDALRRDGNGHWYFMDRLGDTYRWKGENVSTTEVTQVLGTHPQIAEANVYGVKIPSHDGRAGCAALALKDGNLDTFDWASVVSLLRKELPAYAVPIFMRVREGVGGMSTDNHKHNKVPLRLEGVDPQALGTKVIDGKDDKLFWLPAGASVYVPFTQGDWDKLSQMRARI; from the exons ATGAAACAAGCTGAGAAGAATTACAATGAGGCCGGTACGCTTCCCATTTATCCCACTCTTCAGGACGGTAACTCACCAAGACCagtcaaggcaaagaaggcaTCTGGGTATTTCTTATTCGAAGCAGCCGCCCATCGACACCCAAATGAAGAGTGCATATGGTCCCGCCAAGGGATTTATACCTGGGCAGAGGCCTATGATCGTGTCTCCCAGTATGGCCACTGCTTTCAGTCACTGGGCGTCAAAGCTAGCCAGTTCGTCGGGTTGTACATGTACAACTCGCCTGAGTTTCTGTTCATATGGCTTGGTCTCTTGTCAATTGGCGCTGCTCCAGCGCTGATAAATTATAACTTGGCGTCGGGAGCGTTGTTGCACTGTGTCAAAATCTCAAAGACTAGGATTCTCATCTATGATTCTGCGGCGGATTGCGTGTCGCGCATTCAGGCGTCTGAGCAACAGCTGCGAGAAATTGGTGTCGAACCTATTGTGCTGTCGGAGGCACTGAAGCGAGAGATTGCTCGGAATCCTACAAGTCGACCCAGCACAAATTGTTTCGAGGACACTTCGAAAGTTCTGCCTCTGGCGTTGATGTACACTAG TGGAACTACTGGCATGCCAAAAGCTTCACCAATGTATGTTGCGCGAAACTACATGGGCGCGTCTTTGTATCCGAAGACGTTTGGACAGGAGCCAGGACCTGGAGGAGATAGGAGCTACTACTGCATTCCTTTGTATCATGGCACTGGTGGATTAGGCGCCATTGCGGACATGATGAGCGGTTTGTCTGTCGCCTTGGCACCCAAGTTTTCATTGTCGCGATTCTGGGAAGATTGCATTGACAGCAAGGCTACAATTTTTATTTATG TTGGCGAACTCGTGCGGTACCTACTTGCcgctcctccatctccaaacgACAAGAAACACCAAATTCGACTCATTTGGGGCAACGGCCTGAGCCCTGAACTATGGCACAAATTTCAG GACCGCTTTGGCGTCCCCGAAATTGGCGAATTCTTCGCAAGCACCGAGGGCGTAGTCTTCATCACCAATCACTTCAGAAGCGGTTTCGGTCCAGGAGCCGTCGGCCACCACGGCTGGCTCCTCCGCCAACTAAACCACAAAGTTCTGGTCCTCGTACATATTGATCCCGAGACAGGCGACGTCTGGAGATGCCCAGAGACGGGCTTCGCGAAGCGATTACCTTATGAGCAAGGCGGCGAACTCTTGGTGAAACTTCCCTCAAGAGAGGCCTGGGCAGGATACTTTGGCTCACGCGAAGCGACGAACAAGAAGCTATTGGAAAATGTGCTCGAAAAGGGTGATCTGTATTGGAGAACGGGGGATGCGCTCCGTAgagatggcaatggccattgGTATTTCATGGACCGACTCG GGGATACATATCGATGGAAAGGAGAAAATGTGTCAACCACAGAAGTCACCCAAGTCCTGGGCACACATCCCCAAATAGCAGAAGCCAACGTCTACGGCGTCAAGATTCCTTCCCACGACGGCAGAGCAGGCTGCGCGGCATTGGCACTGAAAGATGGAAACCTTGATACCTTCGACTGGGCGAGTGTGGTGTCGCTGCTGCGCAAGGAATTGCCTGCGTATGCCGTGCCCATCTTCATGCGAGTCCGGGAAGGGGTCGGTGGCATGAGCACGGATAAtcacaagcacaacaaggTCCCGTTGCGACTTGAGGGCGTGGATCCTCAAGCTTTGGGGACAAAGGTTATTGATGGGAAGGATGATAAGTTGTTTTGGTTGCCTGCTGGGGCGAGTGTATATGTTCCTTTTACTCAGGGTGATTGGGATAAGTTGTCGCAGATGCGGGCTCGCATTTGA